A genomic stretch from Acidobacteriota bacterium includes:
- the purQ gene encoding phosphoribosylformylglycinamidine synthase subunit PurQ, with translation MKFGVITFPGSNCDHDAFYVAGQVAKQPVVSLWHESHDLQGADCVIVPGGFAYGDYLRTGAIAKFAPIMDEVRKHAAAGGLVLGLCNGFQILCEAGLLPGALMRNAGLKYVCKHIWVRVENADTPFTAACREGDVLKIPIGHMEGNYVCDDETLTALKRDKRIVFRYSTADGRITPEANPNGALENIAGICNEGRNVLGMMPHPERASEVELGCTDGFKVFESLVRAMVEK, from the coding sequence ATGAAGTTTGGAGTCATCACCTTCCCCGGATCGAATTGCGACCACGACGCCTTCTACGTGGCCGGTCAGGTCGCCAAGCAGCCGGTCGTCTCCCTGTGGCACGAATCGCATGACTTGCAGGGCGCGGACTGCGTCATCGTCCCCGGCGGCTTCGCCTACGGCGATTACCTGCGCACCGGCGCGATCGCGAAGTTCGCGCCCATCATGGATGAAGTGCGGAAGCACGCCGCCGCGGGCGGCCTGGTGCTCGGCCTCTGCAACGGATTCCAGATCCTGTGCGAGGCCGGCCTGCTGCCCGGGGCGCTGATGCGCAACGCGGGTTTGAAGTATGTGTGCAAGCACATCTGGGTGCGGGTGGAGAATGCGGACACACCTTTCACCGCCGCCTGCCGCGAGGGCGACGTCCTGAAGATCCCCATCGGACACATGGAAGGCAACTACGTGTGCGACGACGAGACGCTGACCGCACTGAAGCGCGACAAGCGCATCGTCTTTCGCTATTCGACTGCGGACGGACGCATCACGCCGGAGGCGAATCCGAACGGCGCGCTCGAGAACATCGCCGGCATCTGCAATGAAGGGCGCAATGTGCTGGGGATGATGCCGCATCCGGAGCGAGCTTCCGAGGTGGAACTCGGCTGCACCGACGGCTTCAAAGTGTTCGAGTCGCTGGTGCGGGCCATGGTGGAGAAGTAG
- a CDS encoding AI-2E family transporter, protein MEIHPHIKTAGRSIKDWFVATLQDALAVGALWLVGLLIIGVPWAPFWAFLGAAFQFIPGVGAVLSLIGPAIFLFFKDPEDLMPLVYLLILYAVIAVVDGLVLQPYFMKRTAKVPLWASILVPLVCAFILPFWGLLLAPPLLAVIYGFRAKRRAALAAASAPTLTTPPAAELPPPPERGIAD, encoded by the coding sequence ATGGAGATCCATCCCCATATCAAGACGGCCGGCCGTTCCATCAAGGACTGGTTCGTCGCCACGCTCCAGGACGCTCTCGCCGTCGGCGCTCTCTGGCTCGTCGGACTGCTCATCATCGGCGTCCCCTGGGCGCCTTTCTGGGCCTTCCTCGGCGCAGCCTTCCAGTTCATCCCCGGCGTGGGTGCGGTGCTGTCTCTCATCGGACCGGCCATCTTCCTCTTTTTCAAGGACCCGGAAGATCTCATGCCGCTGGTCTACCTGCTCATCCTCTATGCCGTGATCGCGGTCGTCGACGGCCTGGTGCTGCAACCCTACTTCATGAAACGGACGGCCAAGGTGCCGCTCTGGGCGTCTATCCTCGTGCCGCTGGTGTGCGCGTTCATCCTGCCATTCTGGGGACTGCTATTGGCTCCGCCCCTGCTGGCCGTGATCTATGGTTTCCGCGCGAAGCGGCGCGCCGCGCTGGCAGCGGCGTCTGCTCCCACATTGACTACCCCTCCGGCAGCGGAGCTACCGCCTCCGCCCGAGCGCGGTATTGCGGATTGA
- a CDS encoding YebC/PmpR family DNA-binding transcriptional regulator: protein MSGHSKWATIKHKKGALDAKRGKIFTRLIREITMAAKHGGDPEKNPQLRTAVTAAKAENMPADNIKRAIQRGTGELPGVSYDEVMFEGYGPGGVALLVEVSTDNRNRTVSEIRHAFGKNGGNMGEAGSVAWMFHKKGSIVVPKSAVAEDKLMDVVIEAGGEDLRDDGENWEVLTDPNAFEAVKEAIAKAGIKSEHAEVGMLPQNYVKLEGSAANTMVRLLEALEEHDDVQHVWSNFDMDAKTLEEVAS from the coding sequence ATGTCTGGCCACTCAAAATGGGCAACCATCAAGCATAAGAAGGGCGCGCTCGACGCCAAGCGCGGCAAGATCTTCACTCGCCTGATCCGCGAGATCACCATGGCGGCGAAGCACGGTGGCGATCCGGAGAAGAACCCGCAGCTGCGCACCGCCGTCACCGCGGCGAAGGCCGAGAACATGCCGGCCGATAACATCAAGCGCGCCATCCAGCGCGGTACCGGCGAGCTGCCCGGCGTCTCCTATGACGAGGTCATGTTCGAGGGCTACGGACCAGGCGGCGTCGCGTTGCTGGTCGAGGTTTCTACCGACAACCGCAATCGCACCGTCAGCGAGATCCGCCACGCCTTCGGCAAGAACGGCGGGAACATGGGCGAGGCCGGCTCGGTCGCCTGGATGTTCCACAAGAAGGGCTCCATCGTCGTTCCCAAATCCGCCGTCGCGGAAGACAAGCTCATGGACGTCGTCATCGAAGCCGGCGGGGAAGACCTGCGCGACGATGGCGAAAACTGGGAAGTGCTCACCGATCCCAACGCCTTTGAAGCGGTGAAAGAAGCCATTGCGAAGGCGGGCATCAAGTCGGAGCACGCCGAGGTCGGCATGCTGCCGCAGAACTACGTGAAGCTCGAAGGCTCCGCCGCCAACACGATGGTTCGCCTGCTCGAGGCCCTCGAGGAGCACGACGACGTGCAGCACGTCTGGTCGAACTTCGACATGGACGCCAAGACGCTCGAAGAAGTCGCTTCCTAG
- a CDS encoding acyloxyacyl hydrolase, which yields MKVNAVVLLLLLCACALACPSNAGAQSLPSTSLTKGTWDLGLSGTGGTSVSGGVDDVRIFTVGFRVGRILTNEHGSGFVRGNLEWALDVSPVNVYFTEPENVYGASVAPLNLKWNFTSGSRVAPYLQLSEGVLFTNKDLPFPGTSQVNFQSGLGLGFHFFTREKRAWTAEVKYQHISSAGLGDLNPGINTVQFTLGYNWFK from the coding sequence ATGAAAGTCAACGCCGTCGTGCTGCTGCTGCTGCTGTGTGCCTGCGCGTTGGCCTGCCCGAGCAACGCCGGCGCGCAGAGCCTGCCCTCCACGTCCCTGACCAAGGGCACATGGGATCTCGGCCTCTCCGGGACCGGCGGCACCTCCGTTTCCGGCGGCGTGGACGACGTGCGAATCTTCACCGTCGGCTTTCGCGTGGGACGCATCCTCACCAACGAGCATGGCTCCGGCTTCGTCAGGGGCAATCTCGAGTGGGCCTTGGACGTCAGTCCTGTGAACGTGTACTTCACCGAGCCCGAGAACGTCTACGGCGCCAGCGTCGCGCCGCTGAACTTGAAATGGAATTTCACCAGTGGCAGCCGTGTCGCCCCTTACCTGCAGCTCAGCGAGGGCGTGCTCTTTACGAACAAGGACCTGCCCTTTCCGGGGACGTCCCAGGTCAACTTCCAATCCGGCCTTGGCCTCGGCTTCCACTTCTTCACCCGCGAAAAACGCGCCTGGACCGCCGAGGTGAAGTACCAGCACATCTCGAGCGCCGGACTCGGCGACTTGAACCCCGGCATCAATACCGTGCAGTTCACGCTGGGATACAACTGGTTCAAATAA
- the ftcD gene encoding glutamate formimidoyltransferase gives MSTLVECVPNFSEGRDPAKVDAIIAAMKVPGVWLLDREMDADHNRCVITLVGSREAIGEAAIRGVGKAAELIDLTKHQGAHPRMGAADVVPFIPIEGVTIDDCVTIARQVGEEIWKRFHIPVYFYEAAATRPERTNLENIRRGQFEAIRDEIAAKPERKPDVGDARVHPTAGAVVVGARKPLIAYNVFLNTPDVDIAKKVAKAVRFSSGGLRFVKGAGFSVRGLAQVSMNLTDFEQTPIARVFDYVKREAARYGVQPLSSEIVGLIPKKALEDAAEWFLQVENFDSSLILENRLAAIMSGKAAVGGLRAGVEPFIEQLAAPTATPGGGSAAAAAGAMAAALANMVAAMSRGKKAYLQFDKELGETIARLATLREELKAAIDADAESFDLVMKAFKDAKASPNGSAGISAALKGATSVPLAVAEKSSEVARLVEKLKPITNPKAASDLTVAAALAQAAITSALANVEINLEGLEDPAFVAETRRKSAALKS, from the coding sequence ATGTCCACACTCGTCGAGTGCGTACCGAATTTTTCGGAAGGACGCGACCCCGCCAAGGTCGACGCCATCATCGCCGCGATGAAGGTGCCCGGCGTCTGGCTGCTCGATCGCGAGATGGATGCCGACCACAACCGCTGCGTCATCACGCTAGTCGGCAGCAGGGAAGCCATCGGCGAGGCCGCCATCCGCGGCGTGGGCAAGGCGGCTGAGCTCATCGACCTCACCAAGCATCAAGGCGCGCATCCGCGCATGGGCGCGGCAGACGTGGTCCCGTTCATCCCCATCGAAGGCGTGACCATCGACGACTGCGTCACCATCGCGCGCCAGGTCGGCGAAGAGATCTGGAAGCGCTTCCACATCCCCGTCTACTTTTACGAGGCCGCGGCCACGCGCCCGGAGCGCACCAACCTCGAGAACATACGCCGCGGACAATTCGAAGCCATCCGCGACGAGATCGCCGCCAAGCCCGAGCGCAAGCCCGATGTCGGCGATGCGCGCGTGCATCCCACCGCCGGCGCCGTGGTCGTGGGAGCGCGCAAGCCGCTCATCGCCTACAACGTCTTTCTCAACACCCCCGACGTCGACATCGCCAAGAAGGTCGCCAAGGCGGTGCGCTTCTCTTCCGGCGGACTGCGCTTCGTCAAAGGCGCAGGCTTCAGCGTGCGCGGGTTGGCGCAGGTCTCCATGAACCTCACCGACTTCGAACAGACGCCGATCGCGCGTGTCTTCGACTACGTCAAGCGGGAAGCCGCGCGCTACGGCGTGCAGCCGCTCTCAAGCGAGATCGTCGGACTCATCCCCAAGAAGGCGCTCGAGGACGCGGCCGAGTGGTTCCTCCAGGTCGAGAACTTCGATTCATCGCTCATCCTCGAGAACCGGCTGGCCGCGATCATGAGCGGCAAAGCTGCCGTCGGTGGATTGCGTGCCGGCGTAGAGCCGTTCATCGAGCAGCTCGCCGCGCCCACCGCTACTCCCGGTGGCGGCAGCGCCGCCGCAGCGGCCGGCGCCATGGCCGCCGCACTCGCCAACATGGTGGCGGCGATGTCGCGCGGCAAGAAAGCGTATTTGCAGTTCGACAAAGAACTCGGCGAAACCATCGCCCGCCTCGCCACCTTGCGCGAAGAGCTCAAGGCCGCCATCGACGCCGACGCGGAATCGTTCGACCTCGTCATGAAAGCCTTCAAGGACGCAAAAGCCTCTCCCAACGGCTCCGCCGGCATCAGCGCCGCGCTCAAGGGTGCGACCAGCGTTCCACTCGCCGTGGCGGAGAAGTCGAGCGAGGTCGCGCGCCTGGTCGAGAAGCTCAAGCCCATCACCAATCCGAAGGCAGCGTCGGACCTCACCGTCGCCGCCGCCCTGGCACAGGCCGCCATCACCAGCGCGCTCGCCAATGTGGAGATCAATCTCGAAGGCCTCGAAGATCCGGCCTTCGTCGCCGAGACTCGCCGCAAGTCCGCTGCACTCAAGTCCTAG
- a CDS encoding VOC family protein, whose amino-acid sequence MNTEASNPKFHLSLDVKNVEDSVRFYSILFGMQPSKLKPGYAKFDLERPAVNLTLQENAPCCITGLSHMGVRVDSTTQVLEAKQRLQAAGLATFEEANTTCCYAVQDKIWVTDPTGYRWEVYVFKGDSEQVTDSRHEQAVAAGSPCSSSECAPAKPTQGEPQQACCSK is encoded by the coding sequence ATGAACACCGAAGCAAGCAACCCGAAGTTCCACCTCTCCCTCGACGTCAAGAACGTAGAAGACTCGGTACGCTTCTACTCCATCCTGTTCGGCATGCAACCAAGCAAGCTCAAGCCGGGCTATGCCAAGTTCGACCTGGAGCGTCCGGCGGTGAACCTGACATTGCAGGAAAACGCGCCCTGTTGCATCACCGGGCTGAGCCACATGGGCGTGCGCGTGGACTCGACCACGCAGGTGCTCGAAGCGAAGCAGCGCTTGCAGGCCGCTGGCCTCGCCACCTTCGAGGAGGCCAACACCACGTGCTGCTACGCGGTGCAGGACAAGATATGGGTCACCGATCCGACCGGATACCGCTGGGAGGTCTATGTCTTCAAGGGAGACAGCGAACAGGTCACTGACAGCCGCCACGAGCAGGCGGTCGCGGCCGGCTCGCCGTGTTCCTCAAGCGAGTGCGCGCCGGCCAAGCCCACGCAGGGTGAACCGCAGCAGGCTTGTTGTTCGAAGTGA
- a CDS encoding metalloregulator ArsR/SmtB family transcription factor codes for MATATKAAKTSKASDGRLSQLLHAVADPARRRILKALKQKGCCSIGKPSGMCACDIEQKVGLSQPTISHHMSILCKAGLVDAEKHGPWMWYQRNERCLQELAEALAEGL; via the coding sequence ATGGCGACGGCGACCAAAGCGGCGAAGACGAGCAAGGCCAGCGACGGCCGGCTCTCGCAGTTACTGCACGCGGTCGCTGACCCGGCACGGCGGCGGATCCTGAAGGCGCTCAAGCAGAAGGGGTGCTGCTCCATCGGCAAGCCCAGCGGCATGTGCGCCTGTGACATCGAGCAGAAGGTCGGACTCTCGCAGCCGACCATCTCGCACCACATGTCGATCCTGTGCAAGGCGGGGCTGGTCGATGCGGAAAAGCACGGTCCGTGGATGTGGTACCAGCGCAACGAACGCTGCCTGCAGGAGCTGGCCGAGGCCCTGGCGGAAGGCTTGTGA
- a CDS encoding sulfite oxidase-like oxidoreductase — translation MFGEGNERKDLERKMREEGRLPPGQSATLKWPVLHYGGVPRFDPAHWDVKVWGAVAKPLRLTWDEFNTLPRFDVTRDFHCVTRWSRFDNQWTGVAFRELLERVQPKPEASHVLIHAEQGFTANVPLADLDRDDVLLATHHDGEPLTPDHGYPLRLIVPHLYAWKSVKWIRGLEFLDHDVAGFWERNGYHMYGDPWREQRFDTDP, via the coding sequence ATGTTCGGTGAGGGCAACGAGCGTAAAGACCTGGAACGCAAGATGCGGGAAGAGGGCCGGCTGCCTCCCGGACAGTCGGCCACGCTGAAGTGGCCGGTGCTGCACTATGGAGGCGTGCCGCGCTTCGATCCCGCTCACTGGGACGTCAAGGTCTGGGGCGCGGTCGCGAAGCCGCTGCGCCTGACCTGGGACGAGTTCAACACGCTGCCGCGCTTCGACGTCACCCGCGACTTTCACTGCGTCACCCGCTGGAGCCGCTTCGACAACCAATGGACCGGCGTCGCTTTCCGTGAGTTACTCGAACGGGTGCAGCCCAAGCCGGAAGCCAGTCACGTGCTCATCCATGCCGAGCAGGGATTCACCGCAAACGTTCCCCTCGCCGATCTCGATCGCGACGACGTGCTACTCGCCACCCACCACGACGGCGAGCCGCTCACGCCCGACCATGGCTATCCGCTGCGCCTGATCGTGCCGCACCTCTATGCCTGGAAATCGGTGAAGTGGATCCGCGGGCTGGAGTTCCTCGACCACGATGTCGCCGGATTCTGGGAGCGCAACGGATACCACATGTACGGCGATCCTTGGCGCGAGCAGCGCTTCGATACGGATCCATAA